A stretch of DNA from Pseudonocardia hierapolitana:
CACGAGCACTTCGACCGCATCGCCGTCGGCGGCGACAGCGCCGGCGGCAACCTCGCTGCCGCCGTAGCCCACCGGGCTCGCGACCGCGGCCTCCCGCTCGAGCTGCAGCTGCTGGTCTACCCGGTCACCGACGCGCGAGCCGACTCCGCGCCCTACCGCGCCTTCGAGACGCACTACACCGGATTCGCCGGCATCGACGGCTTCGGCACCGACTCCCACGACGTCATCCGGGACATCTGGGAGCAATACGTCCCCGACCCCGCCAGGCGCGCGGAACGCGACGCCTCCCCCCTGCGCGCGGCGACGTTCGCAGGCCTCGCCCCGGCGTTCGTCGTGCTCGCCGAACACGACATCCTGCGCGGCGAGGGTGAGGAGTACGCCGCGCGCCTCCGCGCCGCGGGCGTCCCGGTGGAGGTGGCCCACTACCCGGGCCAGATCCACGGCTTCTACCCGATGGTCGGGCGGATGGCCGACGCCCGCGATGCCGTCGCACGCTCCGCGGGAGCTCTGCACGCGGCATTGCGCCAGAGGCGAGGACTGGTACGTGGGGCGGTGCGCGTCGTCGGTGCGGTGACGGACCCCCGACCGGCAGGGAACACGCCATGAACATCGACGCCACCGCGCCGGTCGACGGGGCCGCCTCGCTCGCCGCGATCGACGCGATGGTCCGCGGGGTCCGGATCGGGTACGAGACGTTCGGAGAAGGCCCCGACCTGGTGTGGGGCCACGGGCTCTCCCAGAGCCGCGCGCTGGAAGCGGAGGCACCGCTGGTCGACTGGTCACGGATCGCCGCGCGCGTGACCCGGTACGACGCCCGCGGGCACGGCGGGTCCGGCAGCACCCCGGACCTGTCCGGATACACCTGGGCCGCCTTGGCACAGGACCAGCGGGTCGCGGGCAACGCCACCGACCTGACCGCACAGGTCGGCATCGGCCGCGGCCGGAGCCCTGGCCGGCGCTCACATGAACGCCGATCTCACCGCCGCTGACGCCGACGCAGCGCTGGCCGCGCAGCTCGACGCCTCCCCCATCTGAGCGTCCACGCCTCGCACTCATCGGCCGAACCACGCTGCACCCCGCTCCGGAGGACGTCGAACAGCTTCTGCGGCAGCGCAAGGACCCCGAACCCACGGCGGACAGCCAACGACGGCCGACCGCCATGCCCGCCTGACCGGCAGCGGAATTGCGGCCCGCTCAGCCGCGGGACGAACCGTCCACGGAGCGGACCAGCGAGCGTTTGGGCGTTCGATCACCCTGCCGCCCGACGTCACCGTCGACTGCTCGCCGCGCTCGGGCTGCCACCGAGGT
This window harbors:
- a CDS encoding alpha/beta hydrolase; translation: MTATPRPVPSPDAVAFLHDPTRPDTSWFGQSLESLRKRHAEEFVWARGEPAPVAGIEQVDAAGVPARLYRPSGAENVTLVWFHGGGWVIGDVDCHDELCRALAADSGCAVLSVEYRRAPEHRYPAAIDDSWTATAWAHEHFDRIAVGGDSAGGNLAAAVAHRARDRGLPLELQLLVYPVTDARADSAPYRAFETHYTGFAGIDGFGTDSHDVIRDIWEQYVPDPARRAERDASPLRAATFAGLAPAFVVLAEHDILRGEGEEYAARLRAAGVPVEVAHYPGQIHGFYPMVGRMADARDAVARSAGALHAALRQRRGLVRGAVRVVGAVTDPRPAGNTP
- a CDS encoding alpha/beta fold hydrolase, encoding MNIDATAPVDGAASLAAIDAMVRGVRIGYETFGEGPDLVWGHGLSQSRALEAEAPLVDWSRIAARVTRYDARGHGGSGSTPDLSGYTWAALAQDQRVAGNATDLTAQVGIGRGRSPGRRSHERRSHRR